A single region of the Leptodactylus fuscus isolate aLepFus1 chromosome 5, aLepFus1.hap2, whole genome shotgun sequence genome encodes:
- the S1PR2 gene encoding sphingosine 1-phosphate receptor 2 — MNIYKHYLNVSKICEHYNYTKGVKKDSSSRDVISVIFIIICCIIILENILVLISVWRNKKFHSAMFFFIGNLAFSDLLTGCAYIANILLSGKATFTLTPVAWFIREGTAFTTLAASVFSLLAIAIERHVAIIKVKVYSRDRNCRMIILIGACWVISMVIGGLPIIGWNCIGNLDECSTVFPLYAKKYILFVVTIFTIILISIVILYVRIYCIVKSSHAEIAAPQTLALLKTVTIVLGVFIICWLPAFTILLMDVACKVKSCHILYKADYFFGVATLNSALNPIIYTLRSKDMRREFLRVLCCWNYMQKSRNADKCMLHLRSSSSLERYTQKHYFPTSPGIKSGSTFV; from the coding sequence ATGAACATCTACAAGCATTACCTGAACGTGTCCAAAATCTGTGAACATTATAACTATactaaaggggttaaaaaagacagCTCTTCTCGAGATGTCATCTCCGTGATCTTCATCATCATCTGCTGTATCATCATCCTGGAGAACATCCTTGTCCTCATTTCAGTTTGGAGGAACAAGAAGTTCCACTCGGCCATGTTTTTCTTTATCGGAAATTTGGCATTTTCTGATCTTCTCACCGGATGTGCCTACATTGCCAATATTTTGTTATCTGGTAAAGCCACCTTCACGCTAACTCCTGTGGCCTGGTTTATCCGTGAGGGTACGGCTTTCACAACCCTAGCCGCTTCCGTCTTCAGCCTGTTGGCCATAGCCATCGAAAGACACGTGGCCATCATTAAGGTCAAAGTCTACAGCAGAGACAGGAACTGTAGGATGATCATCCTGATAGGAGCTTGTTGGGTTATTTCCATGGTCATCGGAGGTCTACCCATCATCGGCTGGAACTGCATTGGAAACTTGGACGAATGTTCCACCGTTTTTCCTCTCTACGCCAAAAAGTACATTTTGTTCGTCGTTACTATCTTCACTATTATCCTTATCTCCATTGTGATTTTATATGTCCGTATATACTGTATCGTAAAGTCAAGCCATGCGGAGATAGCCGCGCCACAGACTCTTGCCCTGCTAAAAACAGTTACCATAGTCCTTGGAGTCTTTATCATCTGCTGGCTTCCAGCTTTCACGATTCTCCTTATGGATGTGGCTTGTAAAGTGAAGTCTTGCCACATTCTCTACAAAGCTGACTACTTCTTTGGGGTGGCCACCTTGAATTCGGCATTGAACCCTATCATCTATACTCTGAGGAGCAAAGACATGAGGAGGGAATTTCTGAGGGTGCTTTGCTGTTGGAACTACATGCAGAAGAGTAGAAACGCCGATAAATGCATGCTCCATTTACGTAGCTCCAGTTCTTTAGAACGATACACCCAAAAACACTATTTCCCCACGTCGCCCGGAATAAAGTCCGGCAGTACGTTCGTGTGA